TCGCCGTGGTCGAGCAGTGCACCTATGACGGCACGATCCACTCGGCCCAGATGATTCTCGATAAGATCGGCCATCTCTGCGAGTACATCCTCTTCGACGAAGCCTGGGCCGGCTTCATGAAGTTCCACCCGCTCTACGCCGGCCGCTTCGCCATGGGACTGACGGGCTTAGGGCCGGAGTCGCCCGGCATCATCGCGACGCAGTCGACCCACAAGCAGCTCGCGAGCTTCAGCCAGGCCTCGCAGATCCACATCAAGGACCGGCACATCAAGGGCCAGAAGCGTCGGGTCGAGCACCGGCGCTTCAACGAGAGCTTCATGCAGTACGCCTCGACCTCGCCGTTCTATCCACTGTTCGCCTCGCTCGATGTCGGCGCGCAGATGATGAAGGGCCGTTCCGGCGAGGTGCTCTGGGATGACACGATCCGGCTCGGCATCGAATTGCGCAAGAAGATCCGGGCCGTGCGCCGGGAATTCGAGGAGAAGGAGACGAGGCCGGAGCGGCGCTGGTTCTTCGAGCCCTTCGTGCCGGACCGGGTCAGCATCGCCGACGCTTCGCGCGAGGGCGCCGTCCACGACGTCGCCTGGGAAATGGTCGCGACCGACCAGCTCGCCAGCAACCCGGCTTACTGGCAGCTCGCGCCCGATGCCAGCTGGCATGGCTTCACGCAGATGGAGCCGGGCTTCGCCATTACCGACCCCAACAAGCTGACCCTGCTGACGCCTGGCTTCGATCGCGAGACCGGTGCCTATGCCGAGCATGGCATCCCGGCGCCTATCGTCGCCCAGTTCCTGCGCGAGAACCGGATCGTCGCCGAGAAGAACGACCTCAACTCGCTGCTTTTTCTGCTGACGCCGGGCGTCGAGGCCAGCAAGGCCGGCACGCTGATCAGCGGGCTCGTCGCCTTCAAGAAGCTGCACGACGACAACGCCCTGCTGGAAGACGCCATTCCTGAATTCTACCGCCGCCGGCCAGGCCGCTATGACGGCGTGCGCCTGCGGGACCTGTGCGGGCAGATGCATCGCTTCTTCCGCGACCAGGACGTCAGCGGGCTGCAGAACCGGCAGTTCTCGCTGGAGCATTTGCCGGAAATGGCGATGTCGCCGCACGATGCCGCGCGCTGCCTGACGCGCAACGATGTCGACTATCTGCCGATCGACGCCATCGCCGGGCGGATCGCGACGACGCCCTTCGTCGTCTACCCGCCGGGGATCGCGACCATCGTTCCCGGCGAGCGCCTGACCGAGCGGGCCCAGCCGATGATCGACTATCTCAAGATGTTTGAGGCCTGCTTCAATCTCTTCCCCGGCTTCGAGGTTGAGATCCAGGGCGTCTATCGCGAGGTCGATGCCGAAGGGCGGGTGCGGCTGCACACCTATGCCGTCAGCGAGCAGGCACTATAGCATCGGACCGAAAAGTGGAATCCGCTTTTCGGAAAAATCCGATGCGATAACAATATGATAGATCATCGTGATCGCGTCTGTTCGGACGCGCGATGATCTAGGCTGAGGATCGCGACGACGCATGGAGACCGAGCTACCGATCATTATCCGCCCCTCCCGCGACGACGATGTCGAGCCGATGCTGGCGATCTATCGCCGGCATATCCGCCATGGCATCGAGGCCGGCGTCGAGGACACAGGGACGCCGCAGCCCGACGACCTGAAGGACCGGCGCAAGAACCTGCGCAGCCGCAAGCTGCCGCATCTGGTCGCGACGCGCAGCGGCGAGGTCGTCGGCTATGCCTATGTCGTGCTGTTCCGAAAGCGGCCGGCCTATCGCTTCACGGTGAAGCACTCGATCTACGTCCATCACGAGCATCTCGGCCGCGGCATCGGGCGGCTCCTGATGCAGGCGCTGATCGACGCCTGCGCTGCCGCCGGTTTTCGCCAGATGATCGGCTATATCGATGCCGAGAACGGCGCTTCGCTCGCCTTGCACGAGCGTTTCAGCTTCGCCCGGGTGGGGCTGCTGCCGGGCGTCGCCTATCGCCACGGCAAATGGTCCGACAGCGTCATGGTGCAGAGATCGCTCGGGCCGGGCGCCAGCCAGCCGATCGGGTAGGCTCTACCCGGTTGTTCGACCCGATCGCCGATCCAACAGCACCGGACGCTGACGATCTCGCAGGAGGAGCCCGGCCTCCTCAAGGTCGGCCGCAACGAGGTGACGATCCTCGATCTGGAGCGCCTTGTGCGCGACGAGGGCTGGGGCAAAGTAGGTAAGGCAGAATACTTGCCCGAATACATTTCCGGCTGCCTATTGTGCCGCCGCGGGAGTTGGCCTTTATTCTTGGCTCCGCGAAGTCATTCATTCGCAATTTTCTCGATTTGCAGACCGAAACCCGGAAGCCGGCGGCTGAATGCCGCCGGGATTGCGCCTGAAAGGGGAGACGTCCGATGTTGCAGAAAATCAGCCTGATCGCCGCAGTGTCATTTGCTCTGGCGGGGTGCGCGACCACACCTGTGGTCACCAGCCAGACGGTCGTCGTCGCCGGTGTCGGGCCGGTGGAAGTCGAGCGGCTCGATGTCGAGGTCGCCGCCGTGCAGCCCGCCGATCACATCGTCGTGGTCCGGCAGGGTCGCCAGACCTGGCCCGTCGCGGTGCCGGAGACGCTCGGAGACCTGCAGAACCTCAGGGCGGGCGACAAGGTCGTGGTTCGGCGTGCCGAGGGCGCGGTCCTCAGCGCCAAGCGGGCCCGCAAGGGCGCCAAGCCCGGGATCGTCTACACGGAGATGGTGGCCGACTCCTCCTTCCAGAACCTGCCGGAAAAATTCGTGGTGCGGACGCTGACGGTGACGGCAAAGTTCGAGAGCTATGATCCGGCGACGAACATCGTCAGCTATGTCGGGCCGGCCGGACCACGGACCCGTATCGTCTCGGATCCCGAGATTCAGAACGACGCCCGCCGCCTGAAGCGGGGCGACATGGTCGAACTGACCTTCGCCGAGGCTTTCCACTTCCAGAAATCCTGAACGCGATCCGCTCCCGCATCTGGATGATTCCGTCGGACGCGATCCTCCTTCCGAAGGAATGGAGGATCGCGTCCGACGACGATGCTCCTGTCAGGCGTGAGACTGGACAATCCACGCTCCCGAAAGCCTGAGCGAGCAGGCATGCCGTCCGCTTGAAGTAGCTTTTATACAAAGCTATTTTGCTGAGCAAAATAATGGACCGGGAGTGAAGCGATGACCATGCCCGCCTCCTATGTGGCCGACCGCCTGTTCGGCGGCGAGCATCTGATCCTCGCCAGCAATGACCCCGACGAGGTCATCGACGGCTGCAGCAAGGCGCTGCGGCCACATCGGCTTCACCTGAACGGAAGGGGCGCGGCGCTCGCGACGCGCCTCCATCATGTTCCGATCGGCTCGTTCTCGATGAGCCGGCTCTGCTATGGCAGCGACGTCACTGTCATCCCGGAGATTCCGCAAGGCGGGCATTTCCTGGTGACGTTGCCGCTGCGAGGCAGCGCGCGCTTTCGCTACGGCGCCTCCACCGCGGAGCTCAAGCCGGGCCGGGGCTCGATCGTGGGGCCCTATCAGGAATGCCAGCTCGATATCGATGGCGCCTTCGACCAGATCCTGCTGCGCCTCGACCGCCGGCGGGTCGAACGTCTCTGTGCAGACCTTGCAGGCATGGAACAGGCGGCGCCGGTCAACTTCGACCTTTCCCTGCGCGACACGCCGGCCTTCTGGCACAAATTGCTGGAGGCAGCCGCGAGCCTGTCCCTGCTCGGCGACGGGCTGGCGCATCCCAAGCTGTTCATCCGCCTCGAGGAACTCATCATCGAGTCGCTGCTGGTCACGCAACAGAACAATTTCAGCGCGGCGATCTCGGCGGCTACCCAACCGGCACGCTCGGCGCAGTTGCGCCGGGCCATGGAGCATATGCGCGCGCATATCGGCGAGCCCATGCGCCTGAGCCAGGTCGCCCGGCATTGCGGCTTGAGCTTGCGCAGCCTGCAGGCCGGCTTCCAGCGGGAACTGGGCGTATCGCCGAGTCGCTGGTTGCGGGCGGAGCGGCTCGATCGCGTGCATGCCGTCCTGGCTTCGGCACCACCCGGCACAGTGTCCGTCACGGATGTCGCCCTGCAATGGGGCTTCGTCCACCTCGGCGACTTCGCGGCCCAGTTCAAGGACCGGTTCGGCCAGAAACCATCTGCCGTCCTCGCCAAACGAACCTCCTGATCTACTGCGCCGGCTCGCGAAATTTTCGCATCGGCGATAGCGCCCTGCGCGCTTCCGATAGTCCGGGCGCCACCCCTCTCCATGATGCGGCGGATGAACTCTGCCGTTGCCCTCGCGGCTCCAGAGCAGAGCCGCAACGGGAGGGGACATGGTTTTCCGGAGAGTATTTTCTGCCGCGCTGAGTGCGGGAGCAGCCGCGCTGGCATGGCCGGCGACCGCCTTCGAGGCCGGCTATATCGGGGCGGCGCAGAAGCCGGGCATCGTGCTCGGCCAATCCGCAGCCACGCCGCCGCCCGGCCTCTACATGTTCAACAACGTCCTGAACAATTCGGGCTCTCTCGTCGGCCCGGGAGCGCCGAGCACGGCGGCCGGCGGGCGGACCTCGGTCGAGATTCCCGGCGGCGCGCTGGGGCTCATGTGGGTTCCCGGCTGGACGCTGTTCGGGGCGACCTACGACGCGACGATCTTCCAGCCCGCCATGAGAATCGGCGTCGGCGCCCCGATCCATACGAATCCGGGCGGACTGCACAACACTTTCATCGCCCCGGTCGGCCTGAGCTGGAAGCTGGGCGATAGCGGCTTCCACGTCAAAGCGGGCCTCGGCGTCTGGCTGCCGACCGGCACGCGGGGCGGAGCGAACGGCCTCGGCAATATCGGCGCGCCCTGGTGGACGTTCCAGCCCAATCTCGTGCTGTCCTATGTCAAGGACGGCTGGAACTTCACCGCCAACATCTCGCAGGAGATCAATACGGCGAATTCGATCACCGACTATACCAGCGGCGACGTCCTGCATGCCGAGTTCACGGCCACGAAAACGCTAGGCAACTGGACGCTGGGGCCGGTGGCCTACTATGTCGGCCAGGTCAGCAAGGACCGCTCCAGCCCGTTCTATGGCGGCGCGATCAACCTCAATCGCTACGATATCTGGGCCGCCGGCGCGATGGTCGGCTACAATTTCGGCCCGGCAACGCTGAGCGTCTGGGCGACCAAGGAACTCTCGGCCCGGACCTCCGGCGGAACGCCGCGGTACGGCGTCGACAGCGCGACGGTCGCCAAGGGCACCACCGTATTCGCCACCTTGAACTACCGGCTCTGGGGCCCCTGACACCCCGTGAGCGAGCGATCGCGCCTGCGCCCTGCTCCGGCAGACATTCGATCAGGCCCACCAAATCCACACGAACGGAAAGGACCGCTTCATGCTCTACGCAGTCGAACAATGGGGAGATCACGGCGACCGGATCATCATGGTCCATGGCAGCCTCGGGGTCGGCGCCGCCGCCTTCCTCGAACAGAAGGAACTGAGCGACAGCTTCGCCCTGTCGATCATGACCCGCCGCGGCTATGGCGACACTGCGCCGATCACCGAGTCCGACATCCATAAGGACGCCGGCGATGTCGTCAGCCTGCTTGGCGGCGGCGCACATCTCGTCGGGACGTCGATGGGCGGCGTCATCGCCATGAATGCCGCTGGCATGCGCCCCGACCTCGTGCGGTCGCTTACCGTGATCGAGCCGCCCGCCTTCGCGCTCGCGAGCGATCTGCCGGCCGTGCGGCGGGTCTCGCAGGCGATGCAGACGCATTGGGCCAGCGCCGACCCTGCCGATCGACATGGCTTCGTCACCGGCTTCCTCGCCGCTGTGGAGATGGACATGCCGCTGCCCAACCCATTGCCGCCGCCGCTCGCCGCCGCCGCCGTCAATCTCGTCACCGCGCACCCCTGGCGCGTCGACGTACCGATCGGCGCGGTCGCGTATGCACCATTTCCCAAGCTCGTCGTCACCGGCGGCTGGAGCGAAGCCTTCGACGGCATCTGCCAGCGCCTCGCCGATCTGCTGAAGGTCGAATGCCACTGTTTCCCGGGCGCCGGGCATGCCGTCCAGAAAATCGGCGCGCCTTTCAACACGCTGCTGCGGCGACACCTCGCCTCCGCCTGACACCATCCAAAAGCAGGGAGATCATCACGATGACGCTGACGACCGCAGACAAGATCGAAATCCAGGAATTGTCGTCGCAAATCTATATTTGCCTCGACGGCAAGGACGCTCCGGGCTTCGCCTCCTTCTTCGCGGATGACGGTGCGTTCGTCGCCCCCTATGGCGACTTTGTCGGCCCGGAAGCGGTCAAGGATTTCATTGCCAAGCATATCGCCGCCGGCAAGGAAGACAGCGTCCGCCATTTCCTGACCAATCACCTCGTCGAGGCGCATGACGAGGGCGCGCGCCATCGATTCTACATCCACAAGGTCAATGTCGCAGTGGGGCCGGTGGCGATCGCAACGGCCGGAGGCGACTGCCTGGTCAAGCGAACCAAGGACGGCTGGCGCTTCAAGCAGTTCAAGCTCAGCATCGATCCTGCGATGTTCGGCGATGCCAAGCCGGTCGTAGGCCCGCTTCCGAAGGACTGAGCTTTCGACGCAGCACGCCGGCGTCCCCTGAAAAATGTGGCCTGCCTGCCCCTATCGGCAGGCAAGCCGTTCCGCTTTGAAAGCGACCTACGATCCCCCACCCGGCGAGAAGAAACACAGCAGCTCCCCCGCATCGTTCATGCAGAGATGGAAGAAGCCGTCGGGCGAGAGGCGGGCCTTCTGATAGGGGATTTCGAGCACAACTGTTTGGCGGCGCTCGGTCGCCCACATCGGATGCCGCCCCGGCCTGATCGTCACCACGAAGCCGGCCGGGGTCTCCCGCACCTCGCTGACATCGATCTGCGCGCAATCCGCCTCCGAGCAGCATTCAAACGGGTAGTCCCAGCCGCCGAACGCTCGATGCGCATGCGTCTGCGTCGCTCCCACAGCGAGCAGCATCGCGATCGTGATCGAGGCAAGCGCACGCATCGGCCGGTCCTCGCAACGAGCCAGCGACCTGCGTGCGCAGCCGAAAACACTGCGCCAACCCAGTGAAAACCGGGCGCCTGCAAGCCTTGCGATGTCGGGAAATGCCGCCCGGCAGATCGCGGGGCTGAAGACCAAGTCGAACCTCGGCGGGATAATAGCGCCCCAAATGCGTCTTGTCTGTCAAGTGACTTCTTGCACAGCGCCGAGCCACCTGCAAAGCTTGCATGATCGCAAAAGGGCCCAAGGCCCCGGCAAACCCGCGACAGACGGGGCGACAGGGTGGAGACGACGATCGTGGCAAGCGCAGCCGCCGGCCAGGCGGATACCTTTCCCAAGCTCGTGCTGCGCAATGCGCGGGAGCGCGGCGCACGCGTCGCGTTCCGGCACAAGGACCTCGGCATCTGGCAGTCCTGGAACTGGGCCGAGGTCGCCGAGCAGGTCCGCGCCTATGCGAAAGGCTTCGAGCAACTCGGCCTGAAGCGCGGAGAGAAGGTCGCCATCATCGGCTACAATCGCCCGCGCCTCTATTGGTCGATGGCCGCGGCGCAATGGCTCGGCGCGATCCCGGTGCCGGTTTATGCCGACAGCGTCGCCGACGAGATGGCCTATGTGCTCGACCATGCCGGGGCGGTCTTCGCCTGCGTGCAGGACCAGGAGCAGGTCGACAAGGTTCTCTCCGTCGTCGAGCGTCTGCCGGCCCTGCGTCACATGCTCTATGACGAGCCGCGCGGCCTGCGCGACTACGACCACGCCAAGCTGCACGACATCGGCAACGTGATCGAGGCCGGGCGCGCCGCCCTCAAGGACGCCGCCGTCTCAGCCGCGCATGACTGCGAGATGGAGCAGGGCGCGAGCGACGATCTTGCCATCATCCTCTACACCTCCGGCACGACGGGGCGGCCCAAGGGCGTGATGCTGACGCATTACAACGTCATCACTGCCGCCGAGATCGGCTGCGGCTTCGACGGCCTCAACGAGAACGACGAGATCATCGCCTATCTGCCGATCGCCTGGGTCGGCGACCATGTCTTTTCCTATGCGCAGGCGATCATCGCCGGCTTCTGCGTCAACTGTCCGGAAGGCCCCGAGACCGTCGTCGACGACCGCCGCGAGATCGGCACCACCTATGCCTTCGCGCCGCCGCGCGTCTTCGAGACCATGCTGACGCTGACCATGGTGCGCATGGAGGATGCCGGCCCGCTGATGCGGAAGGTCTTCAACTACTTCCTCGGTGTGGCCAAGCAGCACGGCGAGAAGATCCTGAACGGCGAATCCGTGCCGCTCTCCGCCCGGCTGCTCTACAAGCTCGGCGACATCCTGATCTACGCCCCCTTACGCAACCGCTTCGGCCTGACCAACATCAAGGTCGGCTACACCGCCGGCGAGGCCATCGGCCCCGAACTCTTCCGCT
This genomic interval from Bosea sp. 29B contains the following:
- a CDS encoding transporter, yielding MVFRRVFSAALSAGAAALAWPATAFEAGYIGAAQKPGIVLGQSAATPPPGLYMFNNVLNNSGSLVGPGAPSTAAGGRTSVEIPGGALGLMWVPGWTLFGATYDATIFQPAMRIGVGAPIHTNPGGLHNTFIAPVGLSWKLGDSGFHVKAGLGVWLPTGTRGGANGLGNIGAPWWTFQPNLVLSYVKDGWNFTANISQEINTANSITDYTSGDVLHAEFTATKTLGNWTLGPVAYYVGQVSKDRSSPFYGGAINLNRYDIWAAGAMVGYNFGPATLSVWATKELSARTSGGTPRYGVDSATVAKGTTVFATLNYRLWGP
- a CDS encoding nuclear transport factor 2 family protein; translated protein: MTLTTADKIEIQELSSQIYICLDGKDAPGFASFFADDGAFVAPYGDFVGPEAVKDFIAKHIAAGKEDSVRHFLTNHLVEAHDEGARHRFYIHKVNVAVGPVAIATAGGDCLVKRTKDGWRFKQFKLSIDPAMFGDAKPVVGPLPKD
- a CDS encoding alpha/beta hydrolase, yielding MLYAVEQWGDHGDRIIMVHGSLGVGAAAFLEQKELSDSFALSIMTRRGYGDTAPITESDIHKDAGDVVSLLGGGAHLVGTSMGGVIAMNAAGMRPDLVRSLTVIEPPAFALASDLPAVRRVSQAMQTHWASADPADRHGFVTGFLAAVEMDMPLPNPLPPPLAAAAVNLVTAHPWRVDVPIGAVAYAPFPKLVVTGGWSEAFDGICQRLADLLKVECHCFPGAGHAVQKIGAPFNTLLRRHLASA
- a CDS encoding Orn/Lys/Arg decarboxylase N-terminal domain-containing protein, whose amino-acid sequence is MDYFRRFTFLFATPNFDAEDLEGIRFNQIIEEIERSGFEVVKARKLEDAEIAVQTDAAIGCMVVDWGKKGLEGKTAALINLMRRRGLDFPIILLIRRKRFEDVPVEVLDFIDGYIFLSEETPPFIAKSLISRLKQYAETLKTPFFGALVDYAEEGNHLWTCPGHNGGVFYSRSPIGRVFMEHLGEAVFRDDLDNSVLDLGDLLTHEGPALKAQKEAAQIFGAEKTYFVLNGTSTSNKVALAALVTDGDLVLFDRNNHKAAHHGALLIAGGIPVYIPTARNAWGLIGPMRWESFDEEALRERIRINPLVKDSEAWTKPRPFRVAVVEQCTYDGTIHSAQMILDKIGHLCEYILFDEAWAGFMKFHPLYAGRFAMGLTGLGPESPGIIATQSTHKQLASFSQASQIHIKDRHIKGQKRRVEHRRFNESFMQYASTSPFYPLFASLDVGAQMMKGRSGEVLWDDTIRLGIELRKKIRAVRREFEEKETRPERRWFFEPFVPDRVSIADASREGAVHDVAWEMVATDQLASNPAYWQLAPDASWHGFTQMEPGFAITDPNKLTLLTPGFDRETGAYAEHGIPAPIVAQFLRENRIVAEKNDLNSLLFLLTPGVEASKAGTLISGLVAFKKLHDDNALLEDAIPEFYRRRPGRYDGVRLRDLCGQMHRFFRDQDVSGLQNRQFSLEHLPEMAMSPHDAARCLTRNDVDYLPIDAIAGRIATTPFVVYPPGIATIVPGERLTERAQPMIDYLKMFEACFNLFPGFEVEIQGVYREVDAEGRVRLHTYAVSEQAL
- a CDS encoding AraC family transcriptional regulator yields the protein MTMPASYVADRLFGGEHLILASNDPDEVIDGCSKALRPHRLHLNGRGAALATRLHHVPIGSFSMSRLCYGSDVTVIPEIPQGGHFLVTLPLRGSARFRYGASTAELKPGRGSIVGPYQECQLDIDGAFDQILLRLDRRRVERLCADLAGMEQAAPVNFDLSLRDTPAFWHKLLEAAASLSLLGDGLAHPKLFIRLEELIIESLLVTQQNNFSAAISAATQPARSAQLRRAMEHMRAHIGEPMRLSQVARHCGLSLRSLQAGFQRELGVSPSRWLRAERLDRVHAVLASAPPGTVSVTDVALQWGFVHLGDFAAQFKDRFGQKPSAVLAKRTS
- a CDS encoding GNAT family N-acetyltransferase, whose amino-acid sequence is METELPIIIRPSRDDDVEPMLAIYRRHIRHGIEAGVEDTGTPQPDDLKDRRKNLRSRKLPHLVATRSGEVVGYAYVVLFRKRPAYRFTVKHSIYVHHEHLGRGIGRLLMQALIDACAAAGFRQMIGYIDAENGASLALHERFSFARVGLLPGVAYRHGKWSDSVMVQRSLGPGASQPIG
- a CDS encoding AMP-binding protein yields the protein MASAAAGQADTFPKLVLRNARERGARVAFRHKDLGIWQSWNWAEVAEQVRAYAKGFEQLGLKRGEKVAIIGYNRPRLYWSMAAAQWLGAIPVPVYADSVADEMAYVLDHAGAVFACVQDQEQVDKVLSVVERLPALRHMLYDEPRGLRDYDHAKLHDIGNVIEAGRAALKDAAVSAAHDCEMEQGASDDLAIILYTSGTTGRPKGVMLTHYNVITAAEIGCGFDGLNENDEIIAYLPIAWVGDHVFSYAQAIIAGFCVNCPEGPETVVDDRREIGTTYAFAPPRVFETMLTLTMVRMEDAGPLMRKVFNYFLGVAKQHGEKILNGESVPLSARLLYKLGDILIYAPLRNRFGLTNIKVGYTAGEAIGPELFRFYRSIGVNLKQLYGQTEAGVYITMQPDGEIKADTVGKPAPQVEIRIADNGEVLYRSPSIFRGYYKDEEKTAETMTEDGYVRSGDAGFFDESGHLKIIDRAKDVGKLNSGELFPPKYIENKLKFYPNIKEVVAFGQGRDYATVALNIDLTAVGNWAERNNVVYASYQELAGHPQVYEMMAKHVDEVNRSLAAEPMMGGAQIKRFLILHKELDADDGELTRTQKVRRGFIAERYAPLVEALYNGSTQADISTEVTFEDGRKGVISATVKVADAKIYPVTAPAATSATKEAA